A stretch of Pristiophorus japonicus isolate sPriJap1 chromosome 12, sPriJap1.hap1, whole genome shotgun sequence DNA encodes these proteins:
- the tlr9 gene encoding toll-like receptor 9 — translation MGHLQRMCRRAANPANHHFAEEERSMVDQAELEIRTKEAEVYRDTWKICLRVLLLLLFNCNLAWCRFPIYLPCDSVRMDRKINCSNRDLKSVPTIRSEDATILLLNGNSLQEIKNQAFSGVPSLEVIDLSHNCCPGKLRLPGQECKLTIESRAFLDLRRLRKIDLTGNSLTSIPPLPATLTQLNLVLNNIVHLQFSNVSNLVKLEVLNISKNCFYQNPCNTSFSFEEDTFRNMPRLHVLVMSFNNITAVPRGLPRSLRSLSLSENKISHISSEDFRNLIHLEQLFLAWNCQRCDHAAQPCFPCKNNKSIELSPEAFLHLHKLKELVLRGNSLRHLENRLFQSLGSLTSLDLSDNFLAREIQNATFFANLTKLENLNLMYNYERFKTFASLVLPPSFGNLTSLRKFQIDGYFFHTLDKGGIHSLLSLPNLASVNFRMNFIQNIDLKLFENMTSLKYIGLSENKVTFSLRDSCRYGCENSGINEDATVTSRQEGRIPERRGEYENIEETGTEVKLSPHFYFPRCSFGKIFDLSSNNIADIKPENFEGLEDIECLLMSCNYMTQTLNGHQFNRLKKLKYLDLAHNRIDFYFKEAFSEIPTLEVLDLSYNSYTFQMKGMGHHFQFIEHLPSLRCLSLANNQIAKRVSSELHSNSLNILNFAGNMLSIMWESGTNTYLNFFYNLHNLTSLDISNNMLKTVPPGAMIRFPPNLKELYINNNQIDFFTWDHLTGLGKLETLDLSHNLLQRLPAKPCQFPKTFSKLVLQNNKITTFPSKFFSTVKALRYLDLSHNYIKILHENSFPSQLLGSLEALALGDNPFRCTCDSDWFIHFLKGTNMSLAHLTTSWKCEFPESEEGKSILLTDPLSCQKIYGRISFVLSFLVTITFTALPILNKLFGWDFWYAFHIFAAKLTCNATIPSESLQYDAFIAFDTTCKAVADWVYQELVANLEKKGQCSFRLCLEERDWIPGKSSIENLYDAIYQSRKTIFILTSTYFVSGQLRQTFFIAHQRLLDEKVDVIILVLLDQSLRKSKYLQLRKRLCKASVLSWPHNPHAEPYFWLKLQKILTRDNWLQYDPNFSESFLPFEYSLQSILWQKL, via the coding sequence GATACTTGGAAGATTTGCTTGAGAGTACTACTGCTCCTTCTTTTCAATTGCAACCTTGCCTGGTGTCGTTTTCCGATCTACCTGCCTTGTGATAGCGTCAGGATGGACAGAAAGATTAACTGCAGCAATAGGGATTTAAAGTCAGTGCCAACAATCAGGTCGGAAGATGCAACCATCCTACTGCTGAATGGCAATTCACTACAAGAGATCAAAAACCAAGCTTTCTCTGGTGTCCCGAGCCTTGAGGTGATTGACCTGAGTCACAACTGTTGCCCTGGGAAACTCCGCTTGCCTGGCCAAGAATGCAAATTGACCATCGAGTCCAGAGCCTTCCTTGACCTTCGCAGGTTAAGAAAGATCGACCTTACAGGAAACAGTTTAACAAGTATCCCACCGTTGCCCGCTACCCTCACTCAGTTGAACTTGGTGCTCAACAACATAGTCCACCTGCAATTTAGCAATGTCTCCAATCTGGTAAAGCTGGAGGTTCTGAACATCAGTAAAAACTGTTTTTACCAAAATCCGTGCAACACTTCATTTAGCTTTGAGGAGGACACCTTTAGGAACATGCCTAGGCTGCATGTACTGGTGATGAGCTTCAATAACATCACTGCTGTGCCCAGGGGCCTTCCGAGATCTTTGAGATCACTGAGCCTCTCTGAGAATAAAATCTCGCACATTTCCTCAGAGGATTTTAGAAACCTCATTCATTTGGAACAGCTTTTCCTGGCATGGAACTGCCAACGATGTGATCACGCTGCCCAACCCTGCTTCCCTTGCAAAAACAACAAATCCATTGAGCTGTCCCCTGAAGCCTTCCTCCACCTTCACAAACTGAAGGAACTGGTGCTCAGGGGCAACTCCCTTAGGCACCTAGAAAATCGGTTATTCCAGTCTCTGGGGAGCTTAACCTCCTTAGATCTATCAGACAACTTTCTTGCCCGCGAAATTCAAAACGCCACATTTTTTGCAAACTTGACCAAGTTGGAAAATCTCAACTTAATGTACAACTACGAACGTTTTAAAACCTTTGCTAGTCTTGTCCTGCCTCCTTCTTTCGGGAATCTGACTTCTTTGAGGAAATTTCAGATTGATGGGTATTTCTTCCACACGTTGGATAAAGGTGGCATACACTCGTTGCTCAGCCTTCCCAACCTTGCGTCTGTCAACTTCCGAATGAATTTTATACAGAATATTGACCTGAAGCTCTTTGAAAATATGACATCATTGAAATATATCGGGCTGTCCGAGAACAAAGTGACCTTTTCGCTGCGAGACTCCTGTCGGTATGGGTGTGAAAATAGCGGAATTAATGAGGACGCCACTGTCACCAGCCGTCAAGAGGGACGGATCCCTGAAAGAAGAGGTGAATACGAGAATATTGAGGAGACCGGAACTGAAGTTAAGCTGTCTCCCCACTTTTACTTTCCCAGATGTTCTTTTGGGAAGATCTTTGACTTGTcgtccaataacattgcagatatcAAACCAGAAAATTTCGAAGGGCTGGAGGACATTGAATGCCTACTGATGTCTTGCAATTACATGACACAAACCCTGAATGGCCATCAATTCaacagattgaaaaaactgaagtatTTAGACCTTGCACACAATAGAATTGATTTCTACTTTAAGGAGGCGTTTTCTGAAATCCCAACGCTCGAGGTTTTAGATCTCAGTTACAACAGTTATACTTTTCAAATGAAAGGCATGGGGCATCATTTCCAATTCATCGAGCACCTCCCTTCTCTGAGGTGCTTAAGTCTAGCAAATAACCAAATCGCAAAAAGGGTCTCAAGTGAGCTGCACAGCAACTCTTTGAACATCTTAAACTTTGCTGGAAACATGCTGAGCATCATGTGGGAAAGTGGGACAAATACATACTTGAATTTCTTCTACAACCTTCACAATTTAACATCCTTGGACATCTCAAACAACATGCTGAAGACGGTGCCGCCAGGGGCCATGATTCGATTCCCACCTAATCTGAAAGAGCTTTACATCAACAACAACCAGATTGACTTTTTCACCTGGGACCATCTGACAGGGCTGGGAAAGCTGGAAACTCTAGACTTAAGCCACAATTTACTTCAGAGGCTGCCTGCAAAACCGTGCCAGTTTCCCAAAACATTTTCCAAACTTGTCCTGCAAAACAACAAAATAACAACATTTCCCAGCAAGTTTTTCTCCACCGTCAAAGCATTGCGTTATCTTGACTTAAGCCACAACTATATCAAAATATTACACGAGAATAGTTTCCCCTCTCAGTTACTGGGGAGTTTGGAGGCACTTGCTCTGGGCGACAACCCTTTCAGATGTACCTGTGATTCTGACTGGTTTATTCATTTCCTCAAAGGTACCAACATGTCGTTGGCACACCTCACCACCAGTTGGAAATGTGAGTTTCCAGAGTCAGAAGAAGGCAAGAGCATTCTGTTGACAGATCCCCTTTCCTGCCAGAAGATTTACGGAAGGATCAGTTTTGTCTTGTCCTTTCTGGTAACGATAACCTTCACGGCCCTCCCGATATTAAATAAGCTATTTGGTTGGGACTTTTGGTACGCTTTCCACATTTTTGCTGCCAAGTTAACATGCAATGCAACAATCCCCTCAGAAAGTTTGCAATACGATGCATTCATAGCTTTCGACACCACCTGTAAAGCTGTCGCCGATTGGGTCTATCAAGAACTTGTGGCCAACCTTGAGAAGAAAGGACAATGCAGTTTCAGGCTATGCCTCGAGGAGAGAGACTGGATTCCGGGCAAGTCATCAATAGAGAACTTGTACGATGCTATCTACCAAAGTAGGAAAACAATCTTTATACTGACCAGCACTTATTTCGTAAGCGGACAGTTAAGGCAGACCTTCTTCATCGCACACCAGCGGCTATTGGATGAGAAGGTGGACGTCATTATCTTGGTTCTTTTGGATCAATCTTTAAGGAAATCAAAGTATCTGCAGTTACGCAAGCGACTGTGCAAAGCCTCTGTCTTAAGTTGGCCCCACAATCCACATGCAGAACCCTATTTCTGGCTCAAATTGCAGAAAATATTGACCAGGGACAACTGGTTGCAGTATGATCCAAATTTCAGTGAGAGTTTTTTACCCTTTGAATATAGCTTGCAAAGCATCCTGTGGCAAAAGCTTTAA